From one Nematostella vectensis chromosome 7, jaNemVect1.1, whole genome shotgun sequence genomic stretch:
- the LOC5520857 gene encoding thiopurine S-methyltransferase — protein sequence MSEGNQSETTGTSDCKHELSNEYGDDWEFSFKNPNVLPWEVRGPHPLLVKHKDDITQGRSGLKVLVPLCGRSDDMPWFVDEGHSVVGVEYDAEGCEGFFQVQGLEFTCSELGEGGNKVYKAKGKDITLYQCNFFHLLDLAPELKSSFDVIWDRAAIRTTVAVEDPKEGIQAYVNYMLELLARGGVFAVENTRFDTKRYTEMAALAGLVSDQMIAKICGDKWDIKKLAQVELKVGEAFEPVYKEMEHDVVLHILTPRQ from the coding sequence ATGTCCGAGGGAAATCAAAGCGAAACAACCGGGACAAGCGATTGCAAGCACGAACTCTCCAATGAGTATGGTGATGATTGGGAATTTAGCTTCAAAAACCCAAACGTGCTTCCTTGGGAAGTGCGAGGTCCCCATCCTTTGCTTGTAAAGCACAAGGATGATATCACCCAAGGAAGATCAGGCCTGAAAGTCCTCGTTCCGTTATGTGGACGGTCGGATGACATGCCATGGTTTGTAGACGAAGGGCATTCGGTCGTTGGGGTCGAATACGATGCTGAGGGCTGCGAGGGCTTTTTCCAAGTACAAGGCCTAGAGTTTACATGTTCTGAGCTTGGAGAAGGAGGGAATAAAGTGTACAAAGCGAAGGGGAAAGACATTACTCTTTATCAGTGTAATTTCTTCCATCTATTAGATTTAGCCCCTGAATTGAAGTCTTCCTTTGATGTGATTTGGGACCGAGCCGCAATTCGCACCACTGTGGCAGTTGAAGATCCCAAAGAAGGGATCCAGGCCTATGTCAACTACATGCTAGAATTACTGGCTAGAGGGGGCGTATTTGCGGTGGAAAATACTCGTTTTGACACCAAGAGATACACGGAAATGGCCGCTTTAGCTGGGCTTGTAAGCGACCAGATGATTGCCAAGATTTGTGGAGATAAATGGGATATTAAAAAGCTAGCTCAAGTTGAACTGAAAGTCGGGGAAGCTTTTGAGCCTGTCTATAAAGAGATGGAACACGATGTCGTTCTGCATATATTAACTCCCAGACAATAA